From the genome of Lotus japonicus ecotype B-129 chromosome 6, LjGifu_v1.2, one region includes:
- the LOC130724317 gene encoding photosystem II core complex proteins psbY, chloroplastic-like, with protein sequence MAATIATMAMINSKCFTTKMINPTNTKLTASKPTTLFSFQNLPKGLSSAENTSVSTTSMAGTAIAGAIFSSLVSCDAAFAAQQIAEIAEGDNRGLALLLPVIPAIAWVLFNILQPALNQINRMRNSNGVIVGLGLGLGGLAAGSGMLWAPEASAGELGMIADAAAGGSDNRGQLLLFVVAPAIGWVLFNILQPALNQINRMRSE encoded by the coding sequence ATGGCAGCAACCATAGCAACAATGGCCATGATCAACTCCAAGTGCTTCACCACCAAGATGATCAACCCCACCAACACCAAACTCACAGCTTCAAAGCCCACCACCCTCTTCTCTTTTCAGAACCTGCCAAAGGGTCTGTCCTCAGCTGAAAACACCAGCGTCTCCACCACTTCCATGGCTGGCACCGCCATTGCTGGTGCCATTTTCTCGTCACTCGTAAGCTGTGACGCTGCCTTCGCCGCTCAGCAGATTGCTGAAATAGCGGAAGGTGATAACCGTGGCCTGGCTCTGTTGCTGCCTGTGATTCCAGCTATTGCTTGGGTGCTGTTCAACATTCTGCAGCCTGCACTGAACCAAATCAACCGCATGCGTAACAGCAACGGGGTGATCGTTGGGCTTGGGCTCGGGCTTGGTGGGTTGGCAGCGGGCTCGGGGATGTTGTGGGCTCCGGAGGCGTCCGCCGGTGAGTTGGGTATGATTGCTGATGCCGCCGCAGGAGGCAGTGATAACAGGGGACAGCTTCTGCTGTTTGTGGTTGCTCCGGCTATTGGTTGGGTGCTGTTTAACATCTTGCAGCCAGCTCTCAACCAGATCAACAGGATGAGATCTGAGTGA
- the LOC130725868 gene encoding photosystem II core complex proteins psbY, chloroplastic-like → MAATIATTMAMINSKCLNTKLMINPTNTKLTTSKPTISFQNLPKGLSSAENTSISTTSMAGTAIAGAIFSSLVSCDAAFAAQQIAEIAEGDNRGLALLLPLIPAIAWVLFNILQPALNQINRMRNTKGVIVGLGLGLGGLAAGSGMLWAPEASAGELGMIADAAAAGGSDNRGQLLLFVVAPAIGWVLFNILQPALNQINRMRSE, encoded by the coding sequence ATGGCAGCAACCATAGCAACAACAATGGCCATGATCAACTCCAAGTGCCTCAACACCAAGTTGATGATCAACCCCACCAACACCAAACTCACAACTTCAAAACCCACCATTTCCTTTCAAAACCTGCCAAAGGGTCTGTCCTCCGCTGAAAACACCAGCATCTCCACCACTTCCATGGCCGGCACCGCCATTGCCGGGGCCATTTTCTCGTCACTAGTAAGCTGCGACGCTGCCTTCGCCGCTCAGCAGATTGCCGAAATAGCAGAAGGCGATAACCGTGGCCTGGCTCTGCTGCTGCCATTGATTCCAGCAATTGCTTGGGTGCTGTTCAACATTCTGCAGCCGGCACTGAACCAGATCAACAGGATGCGTAACACCAAAGGGGTCATCGTTGGGCTTGGGCTCGGGCTTGGTGGGTTGGCGGCGGGCTCGGGGATGTTGTGGGCTCCGGAGGCGTCTGCCGGTGAGTTGGGTATGATTGCTGATGCCGCCGCCGCCGGAGGCAGTGATAACAGGGGGCAGCTTCTGCTGTTTGTGGTTGCTCCGGCTATTGGTTGGGTGCTGTTTAACATCTTGCAGCCAGCTCTCAACCAGATCAACAGGATGAGATCTGAGTGA